In Aquimarina sp. TRL1, a single window of DNA contains:
- a CDS encoding IucA/IucC family siderophore biosynthesis protein codes for MEAIQEIAPEEAISHIKSTVWEKVNRIHIKKILSEFSHERIITPELTGQHGEWGQYVVKEEHSDVAYHFEAKVLHLNHWYISEESIRKYKGGNPEVLDSLNFIVEFNKQLGIDEKSLLVYMEEVGNTLYGMAYMHEKHKNYTTELTAIDYQKIEGAMTGHPRFIANNGRIGFNVTDYIAYAPETAKPFSLVWLAAHKERAKFTTVPSLDYNKLMKQELGEEAIHHFNTIVEQRGVASDDYYFIPIHPWQWTNKLSHVFAADLALNYLIFLGESEDKYLPQQSIRTFYNVSNPDKFYVKTALSILNMGYVRGLSPYYMQTNPAINDWLKNLLESDAYLSENGFSVLREIATIGYGHSHYEKAIKNGSHYKKMLASLWRESPADKLDKGQEPMTMAALLHIDPDGKALLPAFIKASGLDTDTWLKHYFKAYLSPLIHCFYTYDLVFMPHGENLILVMENNIPVKAIMKDIGEEISLINTDMEVPEVVNRVLTTVEEAAKTLPIFTQLFDSFFRFMSAILVEHTEYSEENFWALVAETIIAYQEAHPNLQAKFDTYDLFAPSFDPDALNRLQLRNNRQLRNLENPFGDLKTVGVLTNPIAKYAPKKS; via the coding sequence ATGGAAGCAATTCAAGAAATAGCACCAGAAGAAGCTATATCACATATAAAATCAACTGTTTGGGAAAAAGTTAACCGAATACACATAAAAAAAATCCTTTCGGAATTTTCTCATGAACGTATTATAACCCCGGAACTTACAGGACAACATGGCGAATGGGGGCAATATGTAGTAAAAGAAGAGCACTCAGATGTCGCATATCATTTCGAAGCAAAGGTATTACACTTAAATCACTGGTACATATCAGAAGAGAGTATCAGAAAATACAAAGGAGGAAACCCGGAAGTACTAGATTCTTTAAACTTTATTGTAGAGTTTAATAAACAGCTGGGAATCGATGAAAAATCTCTTTTAGTATATATGGAAGAGGTAGGGAATACCCTCTATGGAATGGCTTATATGCATGAAAAACATAAAAACTATACTACAGAGTTAACTGCCATTGATTATCAGAAAATCGAAGGTGCTATGACCGGACATCCCAGGTTTATAGCTAATAATGGCAGAATTGGATTTAATGTTACGGACTATATAGCCTATGCTCCGGAAACAGCAAAACCCTTTTCTCTTGTTTGGCTGGCTGCACATAAAGAAAGAGCAAAATTTACGACAGTTCCTTCATTAGATTATAATAAACTGATGAAGCAGGAACTGGGAGAAGAAGCAATACATCATTTTAATACAATTGTAGAACAACGAGGAGTGGCTTCAGATGATTATTATTTTATCCCAATTCACCCCTGGCAATGGACGAATAAGTTATCTCATGTTTTTGCAGCAGATTTAGCATTAAATTACTTAATCTTTTTGGGAGAAAGTGAAGATAAATACTTGCCACAACAATCAATCCGAACATTCTACAATGTTTCGAATCCAGATAAATTTTATGTCAAAACGGCTTTGTCTATTTTAAACATGGGGTATGTGAGAGGATTATCTCCCTATTACATGCAGACAAATCCAGCTATTAATGATTGGTTAAAAAACCTTCTTGAGAGCGATGCTTATTTGAGTGAAAATGGGTTTAGTGTACTCAGGGAAATAGCGACTATAGGGTATGGGCATTCTCACTATGAGAAAGCGATAAAAAATGGAAGTCATTATAAAAAGATGCTTGCCAGTCTATGGAGAGAAAGCCCGGCAGATAAATTAGATAAAGGGCAGGAGCCAATGACTATGGCGGCTTTATTACATATAGATCCGGATGGGAAAGCATTATTACCAGCTTTTATAAAAGCTTCTGGTCTGGATACAGATACCTGGCTGAAACATTATTTCAAAGCATACCTATCACCTCTTATTCATTGTTTTTATACCTATGATCTTGTGTTTATGCCACATGGAGAAAACCTGATTTTGGTCATGGAAAATAATATTCCTGTCAAAGCAATAATGAAAGATATCGGAGAAGAAATATCTTTAATAAATACGGACATGGAAGTACCAGAGGTGGTCAATAGAGTCTTGACGACAGTAGAGGAAGCAGCAAAAACCCTTCCTATATTTACGCAGCTGTTTGATTCATTTTTCAGGTTTATGTCAGCTATTTTGGTAGAACATACTGAATATTCAGAAGAAAATTTCTGGGCTTTAGTCGCAGAAACCATAATAGCATATCAGGAAGCTCATCCGAATCTTCAGGCAAAGTTTGATACCTATGACCTCTTTGCTCCGAGTTTTGATCCTGATGCTTTGAATCGTTTACAATTGAGAAATAATCGTCAGCTAAGAAATTTGGAAAACCCTTTTGGAGATTTGAAAACAGTAGGAGTTTTAACCAATCCAATTGCTAAGTACGCTCCTAAAAAATCATAA